One stretch of Brettanomyces nanus chromosome 4, complete sequence DNA includes these proteins:
- a CDS encoding uncharacterized protein (EggNog:ENOG41) — protein MQTEQIRTVPSTVGSLGSHYQAPRHRRASASTAPYQIPLKASVNLTNPISGLVPTVTDDDSTEDSIKSPKYKSTEASSTSSSTSSATAAIARTGGPIHTHHYPIDEDSERLRAQQIQLQLQQQQQQQQRFQQQQQQQQQQQQQQQQRQQQQQQQQQQLIERELLQQQVKQQLDRAKDKILSQHRSNKQLQKNIPMLSREFVVRRISEGESGRLKEELKCEACGKGYKHITSLAKHLWEHTPEWQKTKNMSISKHQQVQLLEAASILCSMNENKKAEESVSTAAYGRSLPQVKAQAFGTQSLGAYSETVNMTYRSPERKNSISKYPPSSLPASVGTGRKASISRGSSLREIRRENKLQGHKKESSEVISDTEDAEEAAQGVVHNGKAFAMENQNDDEIVGHLEQ, from the coding sequence ATGCAAACAGAGCAGATCCGAACAGTGCCGTCGACAGTCGGCTCTCTCGGTTCTCATTATCAGGCTCCTAGGCATAGGAGGGCTTCTGCTTCTACGGCTCCTTATCAAATACCCCTCAAAGCGTCTGTCAACCTGACAAATCCTATAAGTGGGCTAGTACCAACTGTTACTGATGATGACTCTACGGAAGACAGTATAAAATCCCCAAAATATAAAAGTACCGAGGCTTCAAGCACTTCATCGTCAACTTCATCTGCTACAGCTGCAATCGCACGTACAGGTGGACCCATTCATACCCATCATTATCCTATAGATGAAGACTCTGAAAGATTGAGGGCTCAGCAGATACAACTACAATtgcagcaacagcaacagcagcagcagcgatttcaacaacagcagcaacaacaacaacagcagcaacaacaacagcaacaacggcaacaacaacaacaacaacaacaacagcaacttATAGAACGTGAATTACTTCAGCAGCAGGTGAAACAACAGTTAGATAGAGCTAAAGATAAAATACTGAGCCAGCATCGAAGTAATAAACAGCTACAGAAGAATATTCCAATGTTATCAAGAGAGTTCGTGGTGCGAAGGATttcagaaggagaaagtgGAAGACTGAaagaggaattgaaatGCGAGGCATGCGGCAAAGGTTACAAACATATTACATCGTTGGCAAAGCATCTATGGGAACATACACCAGAGTGGCagaagaccaagaataTGTCCATTAGTAAGCATCAACAGGTTCAATTACTTGAAGCTGCCAGTATTCTTTGCAGCATGAACGAGAAcaagaaagcagaagagagTGTATCTACAGCTGCTTACGGAAGAAGCCTTCCTCAAGTAAAAGCGCAAGCGTTTGGAACCCAATCACTGGGAGCGTATTCAGAAACAGTAAACATGACATACAGATCTCcagagaggaagaattcGATTTCAAAATATCCACCTTCGTCTTTACCGGCATCAGTGGGAACAGGAAGAAAGGCCTCAATTTCTAGAGGATCATCACTCCGAGAGATTCGTAGAGAAAATAAACTGCAAGGTCATAAAAAGGAAAGTTCAGAGGTGATCTCCgatacagaagatgcagaagaggCTGCTCAGGGTGTCGTTCATAATGGAAAGGCCTTTGCTATGGAAAATCAAAACGACGATGAAATTGTTGGCCATCTGGAACAATAA
- a CDS encoding uncharacterized protein (BUSCO:EOG09340DW8) — protein MPRKPPKLQHNRVNHKREKMFNSRIIRTELNDRSFTNPTIANTSVITFNSMGNKLDAPSFLKSREFEIKSLEKSQLKSKYSSSTRVFQSLPRELRRRTASHNVRRVPKRMRPRALKEMGLSLNTKDKKETKGVSKSGKPLKKVHSRGRELYRLRRKSQLLKYAGKHKLSGHLIDGSPIDIKKLDLRNRLKMIRAQIEKIESDRMKVGKKPNTDVSDDANTLLVKDRRVAKQAVITINNLTGAYDNTSVNESSGIHRISSLKYATRQTKFKWLPTHVWHAKRAKMVKRWGWNLVNQPTMKCFRKTSRSWRVKGCIAWDTSYFNTIILNCASSDLHAFEILKDIYSHLSCGKALKTNYISGYKAWEGFIHINEEPVCVGSLLWIRGELSVRLVVRFHPSVYELVLNSLLEEVRPYDAISLHDCRYSIGSITVAGPKALYALQAIIHCPVKKCPQYQLWKVFSQMNDVNTIPSGSCFSFEIDDPRLWNQHVTPHAFKEANVVLESLCDLQTGNAVNKDVLDKLFSIEGRINCYKNQQSLKQLGKRRTPERSGKPIPRTDADPTIPICIIKHSNGYNILLPWFWVMPVWYQLVHVPHLMIGGMKQMNQFAYEKSQLSFEDLIFTRQGFINGRIKMEQCSHEWNRKPKSKRVQYDALNLGSETGEKLSPFGCDWRSFQVLRYALNKVPKDADNSQVFPSEFDEMLNRVIKNKFDAFEIVKDIKKSDKGLSLLGRSVFEKLPVRLDRENETVVELAKAESYEITSKGLPQLQVRAIAFECCSRGHITDNARIYQIPESQKSYWISFGRKVCKDVRGRNMSTNQLGVPGSEFIVGLSTSATINLVRGCSTGVGFIDASSRLCEYLLVRNVGSDICQVCTWHYIVLR, from the coding sequence ATGCCACGTAAACCTCCTAAGCTTCAGCATAATCGAGTGAATCATAAACGTGAAAAGATGTTCAATTCGAGGATCATCCGGACGGAATTGAATGATCGTTCGTTTACTAATCCGACCATTGCCAATACCAGCGTTATCACATTCAATAGCATGGGAAACAAGTTGGATGCTCCATCTTTTCTTAAATCACGTGAATTTGAGATTAAATCGTTGGAAAAATCACAGCTCAAGTCGAAATACTCCTCTTCTACCAGGGTTTTTCAAAGTTTACCCAGAGAACTTCGAAGAAGGACTGCTAGTCATAATGTTAGAAGAGTCCCTAAAAGAATGAGACCCAGAGCTCTAAAAGAAATGGGTCTTTCATTGAATACTAAGGATAAAAAGGAAACCAAGGGAGTTTCAAAAAGTGGGAAaccattgaagaaggtgcaCTCTCGTGGTCGAGAGTTGTATCGATTGAGGAGAAAGTCTCAGTTGTTGAAGTATGCTGGCAAACATAAATTATCAGGACATTTAATTGATGGTTCACCCATTGACATCAAGAAATTAGACTTGAGGAATcgattgaagatgatcagaGCTCAAatagagaagattgagTCTGATAGAATGAAAGTTGGGAAAAAGCCCAATACTGATGTCTCTGATGATGCTAATACTTTACTAGTAAAGGATAGAAGAGTTGCTAAACAGGCTGTTATAACTATCAACAATTTGACTGGTGCATACGATAATACCAGCGTTAATGAGAGCTCTGGTATCCACCGCATCAGTTCATTGAAGTATGCGACTCGTCAAACCAAGTTTAAATGGTTACCTACACATGTGTGGCATGCTAAGAGAGCTAAGATGGTGAAACGATGGGGATGGAATTTGGTGAATCAGCCAACTATGAAATGTTTTCGAAAAACTAGTAGAAGTTGGAGGGTTAAAGGATGCATTGCTTGGGATACTTCATACTTCAACACCATCATATTGAACTGTGCTTCTTCCGATTTACATGCTTTTGAGATCCTGAAAGATATCTACTCTCATTTATCTTGTGGGAAAGCCCTAAAAACAAATTACATTTCCGGATATAAGGCTTGGGAAGGATTCATTCACATAAATGAAGAACCCGTTTGCGTTGGAAGTCTTTTATGGATTAGAGGAGAACTTTCTGTTCGTTTGGTAGTTCGATTTCATCCCTCAGTATACGAACTTGTGCTCAACAGCCTTTTAGAAGAGGTTAGACCATACGATGCTATTAGTCTTCATGACTGCAGATACTCCATTGGTTCAATTACGGTGGCGGGTCCCAAAGCTTTGTATGCACTTCAGGCTATCATCCATTGTCCAGTCAAAAAATGTCCGCAGTATCAGCTATGGAAGGTATTTTCTCAGATGAATGATGTTAATACTATTCCATCTGGAAGctgcttttcttttgagATTGATGACCCGAGATTGTGGAATCAGCACGTTACACCACATGCTTTCAAGGAAGCAAATGTTGTGTTAGAATCTTTATGTGATCTTCAAACTGGTAATGCTGTCAATAAGGATGTCTTGGACAAGCTCTTTTCCATCGAGGGTAGAATTAATTGTTACAAAAATCAACAGTCACTCAAACAATTGGGTAAGAGAAGAACGCCTGAAAGGTCTGGAAAGCCCATTCCTAGAACAGATGCCGATCCTACCATACCAATATGTATTATTAAGCATTCAAATGGTTACAATATTTTGCTTCCATGGTTCTGGGTGATGCCCGTATGGTACCAATTGGTCCACGTTCCTCATTTAATGATTGGTGGTATGAAACAGATGAATCAATTTGCGTATGAGAAGAGCCAGCTTAGCTTTGAGGATTTGATTTTCACCAGACAAGGTTTTATCAATGGGCGTATTAAAATGGAGCAGTGTTCGCATGAGTGGAATAGAAAGCCGAAGAGTAAACGTGTTCAGTACGATGCGTTGAATTTGGGTAGTGAAACAGGTGAAAAGTTATCTCCTTTCGGTTGTGACTGGAGATCATTTCAAGTTCTACGCTACGCATTGAACAAGGTTCCAAAAGATGCAGATAATAGTCAAGTTTTTCCAAGtgagtttgatgaaatgCTCAACAGAGTCATCAAGAATAAATTTGATGCCTTTGAGATTGTTAAGGATATCAAAAAATCAGATAAGGGACTTAGCCTTTTAGGAAGGTCAGTGTTTGAAAAACTTCCAGTTAGATTAGACAGAGAAAATGAGACCGTTGTGGAATTGGCTAAGGCTGAATCATACGAAATCACGTCGAAGGGATTGCCTCAACTACAAGTGAGAGCAATTGCATTCGAGTGTTGCAGTAGAGGCCATATTACAGACAATGCAAGGATCTATCAGATACCCGAATCTCAAAAAAGTTACTGGATCTCGTTTGGACGTAAAGTCTGCAAAGATGTTCGCGGTAGAAATATGTCCACGAATCAATTGGGGGTTCCGGGGAGTGAGTTTATCGTGGGCCTCAGCACCAGCGCCACGATCAATTTGGTCAGAGGTTGTAGTACAGGAGTTGGATTTATCGATGCTTCCTCTCGCCTTTGCGAGTACCTTCTTGTTAGAAACGTTGGCTCGGATATTTGCCAAGTCTGTACGTGGCATTACATAGTACTCAGATAG
- a CDS encoding uncharacterized protein (BUSCO:EOG09342L36), which produces MMRPSSSMANMGKAYGNLKRYTPSRVTSGGSLLRRRASSANLSSPSRSVSRLSRRPSSSMSSISSSGSSSGDTNNNNNSVNYTGTIQVAVRPRPLQSSRSMWMINPEANCVYNRDAGEFFYDSVFTPEIDNTTVYTKSVEPVVSKCLEGFNATVFAYGMTGSGKTYSMQGNLGQIGLIDLCVKQIFRHFDITSQKGAQNKVTCSYLEIYNEKLYDLLNPETGMRFGRLSSLGMHSSGNSKEALRIRDDPLYGVKVVGLKEVDVSNASSLLRVIRRGESLRTTGGTDYNERSSRSHAIVLIHLFTKNAPDSPETVSTLCLCDLAGSEKAARQLERRQEGSYINKSLLALGTVIAKLSQGSSFHIPYRDSKLTRLLQPSLSGNSIISVLCTIHLSSQTFGETVNTLRFASRAKNVAYNVKRIQNVKSGYADKYVENLIKENEKLHGEIKQIKDEQVTKEELPSSFGKNKEQMAELVAENKILSEQLEHQKRLNEETVMEQVMNNNESLQKLIQIQIQYQIPDSRFEQAVLGLEQFGKTTMMKMEEMKSYILHLEHKLSEKEYNEAMKGKEDEEVAGKMEIEQLKRALKSKEIIIKALKSTKAMREMFKEPRQINNEIENRAAGGYLKTIDSNVQVP; this is translated from the exons ATGA TGCGGCCCAGTTCTTCTATGGCCAATATGGGAAAGGCATATGGCAACCTGAAGAGGTATACGCCCTCCAGAGTGACAAGTGGTGGTTCGCTATTacgaagaagagcatcTAGTGCGAATTTAAGCAGTCCTTCCCGATCTGTTTCACGTCTTTCTAGAAGACCATCCAGTTCGATGAGTAGTATATCGTCGTCAGGTTCATCTTCGGGCGATACcaacaataataataacaGTGTCAATTATACGGGAACAATCCAGGTGGCCGTGAGACCGAGACCTTTGCAAAGTAGTAGAAGTATGTGGATGATCAATCCGGAGGCTAATTGTGTTTATAATAGAGACGCTGGAGAGTTCTTCTACGACAGTGTTTTCACCCCGGAAATAGACAATACTACGGTTTATACAAAATCTGTTGAACCCGTGGTTTCAAAGTGTCTTGAAGGTTTTAATGCAACCGTTTTTGCTTACGGTATGACTGGTTCCGGTAAGACATATTCGATGCAAGGTAATCTTGGTCAGATAGGATTGATTGATCTGTGTGTAAAGCAAATCTTTCGTCATTTCGATATCACATCTCAGAAAGGTGCACAGAACAAAGTTACCTGCTCCTATTTAGAGATCTACAACGAAAAGTTGTACGATTTACTAAATCCTGAAACTGGAATGAGATTTGGGAGGCTGTCTTCATTGGGTATGCATTCTTCTGGGAACTCTAAGGAAGCTTTAAGGATCCGTGATGATCCTCTATATGGTGTTAAAGTTGTTGGTCTCAAAGAGGTGGATGTTTCTAATGCAAGCTCGCTTTTACGTGTAATAAGAAGGGGTGAATCTCTTCGTACAACAGGAGGAACGGATTACAATGAACgttcttctcgttctcaTGCCATTGTTTTAATTCACCTTTTCACAAAAAATGCCCCCGATTCGCCCGAGACCGTATCTACCTTATGTCTGTGTGATTTGGCTGGTTCGGAAAAGGCTGCTCGTCAGTTGGAGAGACGTCAAGAAGGTTCATATATCAATAAGTCTCTTCTTGCCCTTGGAACGGTGATTGCCAAGTTATCACAGggctcttctttccataTTCCTTATAGAGACTCAAAACTTACACGGTTACTTCAGCCATCCCTCAGCGGTAACTCCATTATCTCTGTTCTTTGCACCATACATTTATCTTCACAGACTTTCGGAGAGACTGTTAATACACTACGGTTTGCATCTCGCGCAAAGAATGTTGCATACAATGTGAAGAGAATTCAGAATGTCAAAAGCGGATATGCAGATAAGTATGTGGAGAATCTAATCAAGGAGAACGAGAAACTACACGGGGAAATTAAGCAAATAAAGGACGAACAGGTGACAAAGGAAGAACTACCAAGTagttttggaaagaataaGGAGCAGATGGCAGAATTGGTTGCAGAGAACAAGATTTTAAGTGAGCAATTGGAACatcagaagagattgaacGAGGAAACGGTAATGGAACAAGTTATGAACAATAATGAAAGTCTTCAAAAGCTTATTCAGATTCAAATACAGTATCAGATTCCAGATTCCAGGTTTGAACAGGCTGTTTTAGGACTTGAACAGTTTGGTAAGAcaacgatgatgaaaatggAGGAGATGAAGTCTTACATTCTGCATCTTGAGCACAAGTTGagtgagaaagaatataACGAAGCAATGAAAGGAaaggaggatgaagaggtaGCTGGTAAGATGGAAATTGAACAGCTCAAGCGCGCATTAAAGAGTAAAGAGATTATAATCAAAGCACTAAAGTCGACTAAGGCTATGAGAGAGATGTTTAAAGAACCAAGGCAGATCAACAACGAAATCGAAAACAGAGCTGCTGGCGGATATCTCAAGACCATTGATAGTAATGTTCAGGTTCCATAA
- the PMR1 gene encoding High affinity Ca2+/Mn2+ P-type ATPase-like protein, which translates to MTNSVSAKYCSKSVDDTVRDFGTDTLNGLSSQQEITYRRSIYGTNELTTQEEEWLLLKFLSTFYTDPMILLLMGSAFISFYMGNIDDGISITSAIVIVVTVGFIQEYRSEKSLEALNQLVPEMAHLTRNGATDTVLATTLVPGDLIHFAVGDRIPADVRLTEAVHLSIDESNLTGETKPVSKFTDAVVSRSEMTESPVNERKNVAFMGTLVRDGHGSGIVIGTSRQTAFGSVFDMMSTIEKPKTPLQTAMDKLGKELSAFSFIVISIIGLVGVCQGRSWLDVFQVSVSLAVAAIPEGLPIIVAVTLALGVLRMARQKAIVKRLPSVETLGSVNVICSDKTGTLTQNHMTVSKLWTADMGMNHMIIDKNKNYSLDMTKSLQLLLATGCMCNNAKYSVEKEKFQGNPTDIALIECLGCFGLDDIRSTRHRVDELPFNSSRKYMAVSVNDGNPRSAETFVKGAVEKILYMCKSYVAKNGDSKPLTESMKKHINEMADKLAEDGLRVLAFAKSHTNFDKEPSGAIFCGLVGMNDPPRACVRESIASLMRGGVHVIMITGDSEATAVNIAKKIGMPLTDPERCVMSGDKINSMTPQALSEAIKYVSVFARTTPEHKLSIVKALQMRGDIVAMTGDGVNDAPALKLADIGIAMGMNGTDVAKEAADMVLTDDDFSTILNAIKEGKGIFYNIQNFLSFQLSTSVAALSLVALATLFNLPNPLNAMQILWINIIMDGPPAQSLGVEPVDPEVMQKPPRSRNDKILTASVIKKVLQSASFIIVGTMLVYITEMSDSITRRDTTMTFTCFVLFDMFNALSCRSQTKSAFELGFSNKMFNFAVGGSILGQICALYIPFFQEIFQTEALTLRDWFVLILLGSTVWIADELRKYYVREHGSYISGYSTWV; encoded by the coding sequence ATGACCAATTCTGTTTCTGCCAAATATTGTTCAAAAAGTGTTGACGATACTGTGAGAGACTTCGGCACGGACACTCTCAATGGTCTTTCCAGTCAGCAGGAGATCACTTATAGAAGATCAATTTACGGTACCAATGAATTGACTACGCAAGAGGAAGAATGGCTGTTGCTAAAGTTTCTTTCTACCTTCTATACGGATCCGATGATATTGCTTTTAATGGGATCTGCATTCATCAGTTTTTACATGGGAAACATAGACGATGGTATATCAATTACGTCTGCCATTGTCATTGTGGTGACCGTTGGTTTTATTCAGGAATATCGGTCTGAAAAATCGTTAGAGGCTTTGAATCAGCTTGTTCCTGAGATGGCACATCTAACCAGGAATGGTGCTACTGACACCGTGCTAGCTACAACCCTTGTTCCTGGTGATTTGATCCATTTTGCTGTTGGTGACCGGATTCCTGCTGACGTCAGACTCACAGAGGCTGTTCACTTAAGCATTGACGAAAGTAATCTAACTGGTGAGACAAAACCCGTTTCCAAGTTCACAGATGCAGTTGTTTCTCGGTCTGAAATGACTGAAAGTCCTGTCAATGAACGTAAAAATGTTGCTTTCATGGGTACCTTGGTTAGAGATGGCCACGGAAGTGGAATTGTCATTGGTACGTCTCGTCAGACTGCCTTTGGCAGTGTTTTTGACATGATGTCGACAATCGAGAAACCCAAAACTCCCTTACAGACTGCCATGGACAAGTTGGGTAAGGAGCTTTCTGCTTTTAGTTTCATTGTGATTTCTATCATTGGCTTAGTTGGTGTCTGTCAAGGTCGCTCCTGGCTTGATGTCTTCCAGGTGTCTGTTTCTTTGGCTGTTGCTGCCATTCCTGAAGGTTTGCCCATAATCGTCGCTGTGACTTTAGCATTGGGTGTTCTTCGTATGGCCAGACAAAAGGCTATCGTTAAGAGATTACCTAGTGTTGAAACGTTAGGTTCCGTCAACGTTATTTGTTCCGATAAAACTGGTACTCTTACCCAGAATCATATGACTGTCAGTAAACTCTGGACAGCGGATATGGGTATGAATCATATGATCATTGATAAGAACAAAAATTATTCTTTGGATATGACCAAGTCTTTGCAGCTTCTCTTGGCAACAGGATGCATGTGCAATAATGCCAAATATTCCgtggaaaaggagaaattTCAGGGTAATCCAACTGATATCGCTCTCATTGAATGTCTCGGCTGTTTCGGCTTGGATGATATAAGATCCACTCGCCATAGAGTTGACGAACTTCCATTTAACTCTTCTCGGAAGTATATGGCAGTTTCTGTTAATGACGGTAATCCCCGTTCAGCTGAAACTTTTGTTAAAGGTGCCGTCGAAAAGATATTATACATGTGTAAAAGCTATGTGGCTAAGAATGGTGATTCCAAGCCACTCACTGAGAGTATGAAGAAGCATATTAATGAAATGGCTGATAAGTTGGCAGAAGATGGATTACGTGTTTTAGCATTTGCCAAATCTCATACGAATTTTGATAAAGAGCCTTCTGGTGCTATTTTTTGCGGTCTTGTTGGTATGAATGATCCACCAAGAGCTTGTGTTAGGGAGTCCATTGCATCTCTTATGCGTGGAGGTGTTCATGTCATAATGATTACCGGTGATTCGGAGGCTACGGCTGTGAATATCGCTAAAAAGATTGGAATGCCACTTACTGATCCGGAAAGATGCGTGATGTCTGGGGATAAGATAAATTCGATGACCCCGCAGGCACTTTCAGAAGCTATCAAGTATGTCTCTGTATTTGCAAGAACCACTCCGGAGCACAAACTTTCGATCGTTAAGGCGTTGCAGATGCGTGGCGACATCGTGGCTATGACAGGTGATGGCGTTAACGATGCACCTGCTTTGAAACTTGCTGATATTGGTATCGCCATGGGTATGAACGGTACCGATGTGGCAAAAGAGGCTGCTGATATGGTTCTTACAGATGATGACTTTAGTACAATTCTAAATGCCATAAAAGAAGGCAAAGGTATCTTTTACAATATCCAGAACTTCCTCAGCTTCCAGCTTTCTACTTCTGTGGCTGCTTTAAGTTTGGTTGCTCTTGCTAcactcttcaatttgcCCAATCCTCTCAACGCTATGCAGATTCTTTGGATTAATATCATTATGGATGGACCACCTGCTCAGTCTTTAGGTGTCGAACCTGTTGATCCAGAGGTTATGCAGAAGCCCCCAAGATCTCGTAATGACAAGATTTTGACTGCTTCGGTTATCAAAAAGGTCTTGCAATCAGCGTCGTTCATTATTGTCGGAACTATGCTTGTGTATATCACCGAAATGTCCGATTCCATCACCCGTAGAGATACCACCATGACGTTCACTTGTTTTGTCCTGTTTGACATGTTCAACGCTCTTTCGTGTCGTTCGCAGACGAAATCCGCTTTTGAATTGGGCTTCTCTAACAAAATGTTCAATTTCGCAGTAGGGGGTTCCATCTTGGGCCAAATATGTGCTCTTTATATCCCATTCTTCCAGgaaatcttccaaactGAAGCTCTCACTCTTAGAGATTGGTTCGTTTTGATTCTTCTAGGAAGTACAGTATGGATAGCTGATGAGTTACGTAAGTATTATGTTCGAGAGCATGGTAGTTACATTTCAGGATATAGCACCTGGGTGTAA
- a CDS encoding uncharacterized protein (BUSCO:EOG0934191Z), giving the protein MHYDRDMARNYRTVSKQDKKKFRVQQAEDIEGLKKRVEEFDPAENSGITKFDELPLTKDTLKGLQEAGYVNLTDIQRDAIPVCLQGHDILGAAKTGSGKTLSFLVPALERLMYEKWGELDGVGALIITPTRELAVQIYEVLLKIGHYSTLSAGLVIGGKDYKYEKERIGRVNILIGTPGRILQHMDESATLNLDNLQMLILDEADRILDMGFHKTIDSILSDLPPQRQTLLFSATQTKSVKDLARLSLVTPKYISTSTEQDITTPESLDQYYISTNLYEKLDILWSFIKAHITSKILVFVSSSKQVHFIYECFRKLRPGVQLLKLHGRQKQKARMETTQQFTHASHCCLFATDVVARGLDFPAIDWVVQVDCPEDATTYIHRVGRSARFGRPGKSLLMLTSSEEEPFLKRLESRKITVKKLNVKGSKKKSIRNQLQSLCFESPELKYLGQKSFVSYCKSVFVQKDKEVFDLTKLPLEMYAKSMGLPGTPSVKFMDRAKKGKGLTDAEMTKIKAKKNASRKLMIIENADDNGDVPEDKKVRTKYDKMFERKNQSVLSEHYLQMTKGDDDDDTDDFLTVRRNVDEVDESELPPLELINTSKRAMKRAMSKKLTAMKQGKGTKLVFDDEGHAHPIYVLQHEDDFHKEGPAMVLKEKFLHKEKETMNKEDELDKTVAKEKRTEKKRRRKEIEKQASLHEELSDEESAYTVVLGESDDQEEPDLDKDLAMGEEVEREKRAEVESDDEEERPQKKVKLDETSDKDEQNVIEIEQPETIDDLEALTEKLINNDA; this is encoded by the exons ATGCATT ACGATAGAG ATATGGCAAGAAATTATAGAACAGTATCTAAAcaagataagaagaagtttaGAGTGCAGCAGGCCGAAGATATCGAAGGGTTGAAGAAACgtgttgaagagtttgatcCGGCAGAGAATAGTGGAATCACAAAGTTTGATGAACTTCCATTAACAAAAGACACATTGAAGGGACTTCAAGAAGCCGGATATGTGAATTTGACGGATATTCAACGTGATGCTATTCCAGTATGTCTTCAAGGTCATGACATTTTAGGGGCAGCCAAGACAGGATCGGGAAAGACACTCTCATTCCTAGTACCAGCTCTAGAGAGACTTATGTATGAGAAATGGGGAGAACTTGACGGTGTTGGGGCACTAATTATCACTCCAACAAGAGAATTAGCAGTACAAATATATGAGGTGCTACTTAAAATTGGGCATTATTCGACGCTTTCAGCAGGTTTGGTCATTGGTGGTAAAGACTACAAGTACGAAAAGGAGAGAATTGGCCGAGTCAACATTCTTATTGGTACACCTGGTCGTATTCTTCAGCACATGGATGAATCTGCCACGTTGAATTTGGATAATTTGCAGATGTTAATTTTGGATGAGGCAGATAGAATCCTCGATATGGGATTCCATAAGACTATTGATAGCATATTGAGCGATCTTCCTCCACAGAGACAAACCTTACTATTTTCCGCCACCCAGACTAAATCTGTTAAGGACTTGGCTCGCTTGTCACTAGTTACTCCCAAATACATATCCACTTCGACAGAACAGGATATTACTACTCCAGAATCATTGGATCAGTACTACATATCTACAAACTTGTatgagaaattggatatTCTATGGAGTTTTATCAAGGCCCACATCACCAGCAAGATTCTTGTATttgtctcttcatcaaaacAGGTTCATTTCATATATGAATGTTTTAGAAAGTTGCGTCCCGGCGTGCAACTACTGAAGCTTCATGGAAGACAAAAACAGAAGGCTAGGATGGAGACCACCCAACAATTTACACACGCAAGCCATTGCTGTTTATTCGCAACAGATGTGGTTGCCCGTGGTCTTGATTTCCCTGCAATTGACTGGGTTGTTCAAGTTGATTGTCCGGAAGATGCCACCACATATATTCATCGTGTTGGACGATCAGCTAGATTTGGAAGACCGGGCAAGTCATTACTCATGTTAACTTCAAGCGAGGAAGAACCATTTCTGAAAAGATTAGAGTCTAGAAAGATTACAGTGAAGAAGCTCAATGTTAAGggatccaaaaagaaaagtattAGGAACCAATTACAATCCCTTTGCTTTGAAAGTCCCGAATTGAAGTATCTTGGACAAAAGTCTTTTGTTTCTTACTGCAAATCTGTGTTTGTTCAGAAAGACAAAGAGGTGTTTGATCTTACGAAGCTTCCATTGGAGATGTATGCTAAATCTATGGGACTTCCTGGTACTCCTTCAGTTAAATTTATGGATCGTGCCAAAAAGGGCAAGGGATTGACAGATGCAGAGATGACTAAGATaaaagccaagaagaatgcatccagaaaattgatgatTATCGAAAATGCAGACGATAATGGAGATGTTCCAGAAGACAAAAAGGTGAGAACGAAATATGACAAGATGtttgagagaaagaaccagAGTGTTTTATCTGAACATTATTTGCAAATGACTAAAGgagacgatgatgatgatactgaTGACTTTCTCACCGTTCGACGTAATGTTGACGAGGTGGATGAGAGTGAACTACCACCTTTAGAGTTAATCAATACGTCTAAAAGAGCAATGAAGCGAGCCATGTCAAAGAAATTAACTGCAATGAAACAAGGAAAAGGTACGAAGTTGGTATTTGATGACGAAGGTCACGCCCATCCTATATATGTTTTGCAACATGAAGACGATTTCCATAAAGAGGGGCCAGCTATGGTGCTCAAGGAGAAGTTCTTACataaggagaaggagaCTATGAACAAGGAGGATGAATTGGATAAGACCGTtgcaaaagaaaaaagaacagagaaaaagagaagaagaaaagagattgaaaagcAAGCTTCATTGCACGAAGAACTTTCTGATGAGGAGAGTGCCTACACTGTTGTTTTAGGAGAATCGGATGACCAGGAGGAACCAGATCTAGATAAAGATTTGGCAATGggagaagaagtggaaagagaaaagagagctgaagttgaaagcgatgacgaagaagaaagaccccaaaagaaggtgaagttGGATGAAACGTCCGATAAGGACGAGCAGAATGTCATCGAGATCGAACAACCAGAAACtattgatgatttggaggCATTAACggagaagttgataaaCAATGATGCTTGA